The Streptomyces cadmiisoli genome has a segment encoding these proteins:
- a CDS encoding deoxynucleoside kinase, with amino-acid sequence MPVICVGGMIGIGKTSVAELLAKELGSEVFYESVEDNPILPLFYTASPEEIQAKRYPFLLQLYFLRTRFASIKEAYKQGDNVLDRSIYEDWYFAKVNHDLGRISSLEMQVYEGLLDEMMREIDGLPYRKAPDLMVYLKADFDTVLRRIGLRGRDFEQDDSLVEYYRALWSGYDDWVHKHYSASEVLVVDMNHTDVVNNPEDAARVAQEVKDALAAAERRA; translated from the coding sequence ATGCCCGTGATCTGCGTCGGTGGCATGATCGGAATCGGCAAGACGAGTGTGGCCGAACTGCTCGCCAAGGAGCTGGGCAGTGAAGTCTTCTACGAGAGCGTGGAAGACAATCCGATCCTGCCGCTCTTCTACACGGCGAGCCCCGAGGAGATCCAGGCGAAGCGCTACCCCTTCCTGCTCCAGCTCTACTTCCTGCGGACGCGGTTCGCCTCGATCAAGGAGGCGTACAAGCAGGGCGACAACGTCCTGGACCGCTCCATCTACGAGGACTGGTACTTCGCCAAGGTCAATCACGACCTGGGCCGGATCAGCTCCCTCGAAATGCAGGTGTACGAGGGGCTGCTCGACGAGATGATGCGCGAGATCGACGGTCTGCCGTACCGCAAGGCACCCGATCTCATGGTCTACCTCAAGGCGGACTTCGATACGGTGCTGCGCCGTATCGGGCTGCGGGGCCGCGATTTCGAGCAGGACGACAGTCTCGTCGAGTACTACCGGGCGCTGTGGTCCGGCTACGACGACTGGGTGCACAAGCACTACTCGGCCAGCGAGGTCCTCGTCGTCGACATGAACCACACGGATGTGGTGAACAACCCCGAGGACGCGGCGCGCGTGGCGCAGGAGGTCAAGGACGCTCTGGCGGCGGCCGAGCGCCGGGCCTGA
- a CDS encoding Tat pathway signal protein: MSDTHSCPPTRRRRTAVFAVVVSLFASLLTLTGASPAVAADEECAPLTLASFGDPGDAVTKTTVPAESSTCFTLTASAAGLYLVTLDHIDFYARMHAADGTEVDCYEERFHQEGQCQVPAAGTYTLKVVNGSWSQGETSFTVVPLGADTPGCFDPVGTGWDQAPVSRTSTGELEVDCQRFEGSPGERVRLTHGTKAYGDTLAWITDKTGAWICPRVTGDHEDTRSCVLPGDGPYRVLSKVTYAGSGHPAEYAVKVRSLSDPQGCRTATLRPFGPPEGLDYGTNPCFTFTVDKAGHYLVHSVDSYSASAVRVFDTDGKIACRESDPCRLPAAGTYTAVLDGAYPFPYTESDPDDLLLLDRASDAGCAATETGFYRGELSTVGQYDCLALDVPQGSSIAALTPLAATGVDTELAVFDRDGVAQCTSTELAAGNCALTGPAPYRVLVHTDDQGDGATGPYTIAFHRTDAANDCPVLPAGSFTADGAKATLSTGDGVFSRCLTIPADAHTDAEVLQLVNTSGGVAAKFSVLDATGKQVCDRIATTNGWGLCRLTPGQAHTVLLTGRESAATYTLARRDVTASASAAGCVKSGASKVGGPSLAGTYGDPGTLTCHQVTTAAATDVLHLDVRDALGTANIIAFGGDGTAECSFRNRSCAVTGSTTHQVLVQTPANLKAASAYRLDALRIATADGPAPECTKVPSVSYGYGPITGTLDEQHTAVCAVLPTAGYDRFDAEITDTTGATTTAVPALYNSAWNNGCTLTSSGHQCSAGGSSSGASPSLFLLGLPEKASSTSYSARLACFSTLCGTDKVSVTAVSPDTGVAESKVTLTVTGTALPANATVRLAQSGKTLTATTNSVSADHKTLTATLDLTGVAPGTWSVSVFTNCCEYARGTFSVTQPQLKNTAAPRVTGTAKAGAKVTAAPGSWSATPTSYTYQWKADGKAISGATAASYTVPASVVGKKLTVTVTAVRSGWQSGTATSAAVTVAKGDAPKATKLPVISGTAKVGRTLKTTKGTWSPAATSYKYQWYANGKAITGATKSSLVLKSAQKGKKITVKVIALRTGHKDGSAVSKPTGTVKS, from the coding sequence TTGTCCGACACGCACTCGTGTCCACCCACAAGACGCCGAAGAACGGCCGTCTTCGCCGTTGTCGTCTCGCTGTTCGCCTCACTCCTGACGCTGACCGGGGCGAGCCCCGCCGTCGCCGCCGACGAGGAGTGTGCGCCGCTCACGCTCGCGTCCTTCGGCGATCCGGGGGACGCGGTCACCAAGACCACCGTCCCGGCCGAGAGCAGCACCTGCTTCACCCTGACCGCTTCCGCGGCCGGTCTGTATCTGGTGACGCTGGACCACATCGACTTCTACGCGCGGATGCATGCCGCCGACGGCACCGAAGTCGACTGCTACGAGGAGCGGTTCCACCAGGAGGGCCAGTGCCAGGTGCCCGCCGCGGGCACCTACACGCTCAAGGTGGTCAACGGCAGCTGGTCGCAGGGGGAGACCTCGTTCACCGTCGTTCCGCTCGGTGCGGACACCCCGGGCTGCTTCGACCCCGTCGGCACGGGCTGGGACCAGGCACCGGTGAGCCGGACCTCAACGGGTGAGCTGGAGGTCGACTGCCAGAGGTTCGAGGGCAGTCCGGGCGAACGCGTCCGCCTCACCCACGGGACGAAGGCCTACGGCGACACCCTCGCGTGGATCACCGACAAGACCGGGGCCTGGATCTGCCCGCGCGTCACCGGGGACCACGAGGACACCCGCAGCTGTGTGCTGCCCGGCGACGGCCCTTACCGGGTGCTGTCCAAAGTGACGTACGCCGGATCTGGCCACCCGGCCGAGTACGCGGTCAAGGTGCGGTCGCTGTCCGACCCGCAGGGCTGCCGTACCGCGACCCTCCGCCCGTTCGGCCCTCCCGAGGGGCTGGACTACGGCACCAACCCGTGTTTCACGTTCACCGTCGACAAGGCGGGCCACTACCTCGTGCACTCCGTGGACAGCTACTCCGCGAGCGCGGTCCGGGTGTTCGACACGGACGGGAAGATCGCCTGCCGGGAGAGCGACCCATGCCGTCTGCCGGCCGCGGGCACGTACACGGCGGTCCTCGACGGCGCGTACCCCTTCCCCTACACGGAGAGCGACCCGGACGACCTGCTTCTGCTGGACCGTGCCTCCGACGCCGGGTGTGCGGCCACCGAGACGGGTTTCTACAGGGGCGAGTTGAGCACGGTCGGGCAGTACGACTGTCTGGCGCTGGACGTCCCGCAGGGGTCCAGCATCGCCGCGCTCACCCCGCTCGCCGCCACGGGTGTGGACACCGAGCTCGCGGTCTTCGACCGGGACGGCGTCGCCCAGTGCACGTCGACGGAGCTGGCGGCCGGCAACTGCGCGCTGACCGGCCCGGCCCCCTACCGGGTGCTGGTGCACACCGATGACCAAGGCGACGGCGCGACAGGCCCCTACACGATCGCCTTCCACCGCACCGACGCCGCGAACGACTGCCCGGTCCTGCCGGCCGGCAGCTTCACCGCCGACGGCGCCAAGGCCACGCTGAGCACCGGGGACGGAGTCTTCTCACGGTGCCTGACCATTCCGGCCGACGCGCACACCGACGCGGAGGTCCTCCAGCTGGTCAACACCTCCGGCGGTGTGGCCGCGAAGTTCTCCGTGCTCGATGCCACCGGCAAGCAGGTCTGCGACCGCATCGCCACGACCAACGGCTGGGGGCTGTGCCGGCTGACCCCGGGGCAGGCCCACACCGTGCTGCTCACCGGCCGGGAGTCGGCCGCGACGTACACGCTCGCCCGACGCGATGTGACCGCGAGCGCCTCCGCGGCGGGCTGTGTGAAGTCCGGCGCGTCGAAGGTCGGCGGCCCGTCCCTGGCGGGCACGTACGGTGACCCCGGCACCCTGACGTGCCACCAGGTCACCACCGCCGCCGCCACCGACGTCCTGCACCTGGACGTCCGGGACGCGCTGGGCACCGCCAACATCATCGCTTTCGGCGGTGACGGCACCGCCGAGTGCTCCTTCCGCAACCGCTCCTGCGCGGTCACCGGGTCCACCACCCACCAGGTCCTCGTGCAGACCCCGGCCAACCTCAAGGCCGCGTCCGCGTACCGCCTGGACGCGCTGCGCATCGCGACCGCGGACGGGCCGGCGCCGGAGTGCACCAAGGTGCCGTCGGTGTCGTACGGCTACGGGCCCATCACCGGCACGCTCGACGAGCAGCACACCGCGGTGTGCGCGGTCCTGCCCACAGCCGGGTACGACCGCTTCGACGCCGAGATCACCGACACCACCGGCGCCACCACCACCGCGGTGCCCGCGCTGTACAACAGCGCCTGGAACAACGGCTGCACGCTGACGAGCTCCGGGCACCAGTGCTCGGCCGGCGGTTCGTCCTCGGGGGCCAGTCCGAGCCTGTTCCTGCTCGGCCTGCCGGAGAAGGCGTCCAGCACCTCCTACAGCGCCAGGCTGGCGTGCTTCTCGACGCTGTGCGGCACGGACAAGGTCAGCGTCACCGCGGTGAGCCCCGACACCGGGGTCGCCGAGAGCAAGGTCACGCTCACGGTCACCGGCACCGCACTGCCCGCGAACGCCACGGTACGACTGGCCCAGAGCGGCAAGACGCTGACCGCCACGACGAACTCGGTCTCCGCGGACCACAAGACGCTGACCGCGACCCTCGATCTGACGGGCGTGGCGCCGGGCACCTGGTCCGTCAGCGTGTTCACCAACTGCTGCGAGTACGCGCGCGGCACCTTCTCCGTGACCCAGCCCCAGCTGAAGAACACGGCCGCCCCCAGGGTGACCGGCACGGCCAAGGCCGGCGCCAAGGTCACTGCCGCTCCGGGCAGCTGGTCGGCGACTCCCACTTCGTACACGTACCAGTGGAAGGCCGACGGCAAGGCGATCTCCGGGGCCACCGCGGCCTCGTACACCGTCCCCGCGTCGGTCGTCGGCAAGAAGCTCACCGTGACCGTCACCGCCGTCAGGAGCGGCTGGCAGAGCGGAACGGCCACCTCGGCGGCCGTCACCGTCGCCAAGGGTGACGCGCCCAAGGCGACCAAGCTTCCGGTCATCAGCGGTACGGCCAAGGTCGGCAGGACCCTGAAGACGACCAAGGGGACATGGAGCCCGGCGGCGACGTCGTACAAGTACCAGTGGTACGCCAACGGGAAGGCGATCACCGGCGCTACCAAGTCGTCGCTGGTGCTGAAGTCGGCGCAGAAGGGCAAGAAGATCACCGTGAAGGTGATCGCCCTGCGCACCGGCCACAAGGACGGCTCGGCGGTCAGCAAGCCGACCGGCACGGTCAAGAGCTGA